The following are encoded in a window of Bacteroidota bacterium genomic DNA:
- a CDS encoding methyl-accepting chemotaxis protein encodes MIKKIRSLPLNKRLSVYILLISLVILVAIYLSNYFVSRSIILEGIEEDSRNITEAKVNMMESYLSNVEKIPEALSAVLSNFPYDTTRNSTLIKDILKDNPGVYGICIAFEPSARKDSLPYAPYYYRNKDSVIYTDLAKEEYKYELWDWYQIPFILKRAIWSEPYYDTGGGENLMITYSVPFFDKVSGKTRGIVTADVDLTQLRNVISNIKILQNGYAFAISRFGTFISHRDSSLILNETVFSLSERLQDEEFSLIGRKMVAGETGFNKIVEPVSGEDYRIYYIPMKSAGWSVGIMIPENELFSGLYFLNNVILFVGFTGASVLAIFIFFVIQRTTKPVSSISDVLAFVANGNLRAAVEKYEELNKGIKTSQKDESSSKDEITKLWFFMRKMIFDLRGLSIRIKSAGNYLKSSAGTLNDAAAFLENTFAEQDIANKNVRHFGEEIDNITKALADDTVRLTEAVEETGNLILQGQNNIGNIGDSIVEIGKSTGSIVQKLNNINKRTANISRVITTISNIADRTNLISLNAAIEAEKAGEAGLGFKVIADEIKRLSENTFNSLNEIGEIIEDVKGSVADGVETVSKYHSRSLEGFREIQKMIDDLSIILDKNKELIPQFEMFKKAMTVAQNSVASIGSNLLAVEKLSIDTKQAISNLLDVSETVNDAVHSLENEVNKIITD; translated from the coding sequence ATGATAAAGAAAATACGCTCTCTGCCTCTCAACAAGAGATTATCTGTATATATACTCCTCATTTCCCTTGTTATCCTGGTTGCGATTTACCTCTCCAACTATTTTGTCTCCAGATCAATTATCCTCGAAGGAATTGAAGAGGATTCAAGGAACATCACCGAGGCAAAAGTCAATATGATGGAATCGTACCTCTCAAATGTCGAGAAAATTCCTGAGGCACTATCGGCTGTACTCTCCAACTTTCCTTATGATACGACCCGCAATTCCACCCTTATTAAAGATATCCTTAAGGATAATCCCGGGGTTTACGGCATTTGTATCGCTTTTGAACCATCTGCAAGAAAAGACTCACTCCCCTATGCTCCCTATTATTACAGGAACAAAGATTCGGTAATTTACACAGACCTTGCCAAAGAAGAGTATAAATACGAACTTTGGGACTGGTACCAGATTCCCTTCATCCTGAAGAGAGCAATCTGGTCAGAGCCATATTATGACACAGGTGGCGGGGAGAATTTGATGATTACTTATTCCGTACCGTTTTTCGACAAGGTTTCGGGCAAAACAAGAGGAATTGTAACCGCCGATGTTGATCTCACTCAGCTTCGCAATGTAATCTCAAATATCAAGATTCTTCAAAATGGCTATGCCTTCGCAATCAGCAGATTTGGAACCTTCATCTCTCACAGAGACTCATCTCTGATTTTGAATGAAACGGTTTTCAGTCTTTCTGAAAGACTTCAGGATGAGGAATTCAGTCTAATTGGTAGAAAAATGGTAGCCGGTGAAACCGGGTTTAACAAAATAGTGGAACCCGTATCAGGGGAGGATTACAGAATTTATTACATCCCGATGAAGTCGGCAGGGTGGTCAGTAGGAATAATGATACCTGAGAACGAACTCTTCTCAGGGCTTTATTTTCTCAATAATGTCATTCTTTTTGTCGGTTTTACCGGTGCCTCAGTGCTTGCGATATTTATTTTCTTTGTGATTCAGAGGACTACGAAACCGGTTTCCTCGATCTCAGATGTTCTGGCATTCGTAGCCAACGGTAACTTGCGGGCTGCTGTAGAAAAGTATGAAGAACTGAACAAAGGTATCAAAACATCACAGAAAGATGAAAGTTCGTCAAAAGATGAAATAACCAAACTCTGGTTTTTCATGAGGAAAATGATATTTGACTTGAGAGGTCTCTCGATAAGGATAAAATCAGCCGGTAACTATCTGAAATCATCTGCCGGCACTCTAAATGACGCAGCAGCATTTCTGGAGAATACATTCGCCGAGCAGGACATAGCAAACAAAAATGTGCGTCACTTCGGTGAAGAAATTGATAATATTACCAAAGCTCTTGCAGATGACACCGTCAGACTTACCGAGGCAGTGGAAGAAACAGGCAATCTTATTTTACAGGGGCAGAACAACATTGGAAATATCGGCGATTCAATTGTTGAAATTGGTAAATCAACCGGTTCCATCGTTCAAAAATTAAATAACATCAACAAAAGAACTGCAAATATTTCCAGGGTGATCACAACCATTTCGAATATTGCCGACAGAACCAATCTCATTTCACTGAATGCTGCCATTGAAGCCGAAAAAGCCGGCGAAGCAGGTTTGGGATTCAAAGTTATTGCGGATGAGATAAAACGGCTTTCCGAAAATACATTTAACTCGTTAAACGAGATTGGTGAGATTATCGAAGATGTGAAAGGATCTGTTGCAGACGGTGTCGAAACTGTTTCCAAATACCACAGCAGATCACTTGAAGGTTTTAGAGAGATTCAAAAAATGATTGATGACCTCAGCATCATCCTTGACAAGAACAAAGAATTGATACCGCAATTCGAAATGTTCAAAAAAGCAATGACGGTAGCTCAGAATAGCGTCGCTTCAATCGGAAGTAATCTTCTCGCTGTTGAAAAACTCAGTATCGATACCAAACAGGCGATCAGTAATTTGCTCGATGTTTCAGAGACTGTTAATGATGCAGTACATTCACTCGAAAATGAGGTGAACAAGATTATTACCGATTAG
- a CDS encoding cyclic nucleotide-binding domain-containing protein, translating into MMSFKSNPLTVIRFILVSLLAVVSSIYYPLIIVGTIVYNELYLILLVANLIINGWDLIANYNIYKEKSEQYSSLARDLGIRKKNLWLFIDLLAVFPYELFGLVPVLLLRSLKLLRLSQHQKLWRRRDLKRNDFLYIVFFLFWITLAAHWLACGWIALEPGVQTKDTLSLYIEAMYWTIQTLTTVGFGDIVAETRGQMVYSMVVMMFGVGIYGWLIGNVAGILSKRDSVEQYYYENMERLKTIVGNRGLPPELQHKIGDYYDYIFSRNYSGKDEQIFLNSLPESLRNEVMISLKQRIIRMITAFSESPEDFIREISGELKTEIFIPGDVIFEEGATGDKMYFLLSGELEVVGGQERKHIATLKAGDFFGEIALFENTKRNATIISKSYAEAYSLDKAAFNYVLLRFPEVASVIMAKAAERQSSNGKSAD; encoded by the coding sequence ATGATGTCCTTTAAATCAAATCCGCTCACAGTAATCAGGTTTATACTCGTTTCACTTCTTGCTGTTGTCTCTTCCATCTATTATCCACTGATAATTGTTGGTACCATCGTTTACAATGAGTTGTACCTTATCCTGTTGGTTGCCAATTTGATTATAAACGGCTGGGATTTGATCGCCAACTACAACATCTACAAAGAAAAAAGTGAGCAATACAGTTCTTTGGCAAGAGATTTGGGAATAAGAAAGAAGAATCTGTGGTTGTTCATTGACTTGCTGGCTGTTTTTCCTTATGAATTGTTTGGTTTGGTGCCTGTTCTCCTTCTGAGGTCATTAAAATTGTTGAGACTCTCACAACATCAAAAACTTTGGCGGCGGAGAGACCTCAAGCGAAATGATTTTTTATACATTGTGTTTTTCCTTTTTTGGATCACCCTCGCCGCTCACTGGCTGGCATGCGGGTGGATAGCTCTTGAGCCCGGCGTACAGACGAAAGACACCCTCTCTCTCTACATTGAGGCGATGTACTGGACAATTCAAACTCTTACAACTGTTGGATTTGGCGACATTGTTGCTGAAACCAGAGGACAGATGGTCTACTCCATGGTGGTTATGATGTTTGGAGTTGGTATTTATGGCTGGTTGATTGGTAATGTTGCAGGTATATTGTCGAAGCGGGATTCCGTGGAACAATATTACTATGAAAATATGGAAAGACTTAAAACTATTGTTGGTAACAGAGGGCTCCCTCCGGAACTCCAGCACAAAATAGGGGATTACTACGATTATATTTTCTCGCGGAATTATTCAGGGAAGGATGAACAGATATTTTTAAATTCCTTGCCTGAATCGTTGCGAAATGAAGTAATGATAAGCCTTAAGCAGAGAATTATCAGGATGATAACTGCTTTTTCGGAATCTCCGGAAGACTTTATTCGTGAGATATCAGGTGAATTGAAAACAGAGATATTCATTCCTGGAGATGTAATTTTTGAAGAGGGAGCCACTGGCGACAAAATGTACTTTCTGTTGTCCGGAGAGTTGGAAGTGGTCGGTGGACAAGAGCGAAAGCATATTGCAACTCTGAAAGCCGGTGACTTTTTCGGTGAAATTGCCCTTTTTGAAAATACAAAAAGAAACGCCACCATCATCTCAAAAAGTTATGCGGAGGCATATTCGCTGGACAAGGCAGCATTCAATTATGTCCTGCTAAGATTCCCGGAGGTAGCATCTGTAATTATGGCAAAAGCTGCAGAAAGACAATCTTCCAACGGTAAGTCTGCAGACTAA
- a CDS encoding FAD-dependent oxidoreductase has product MKHLIKKIVIIGSRAAGPAAAAKARRENPDAEITVIDSGRYVSTGTCEIPYLISGEVASPGELLFFSKEDFSRHYNVELLLETKVLSINSRSRVLRAEKNGTEFDLLYDRLVLATGARHKIHPLFPREAENVFYVRNIEEIEQLINRSETVNKRWCVVGASYSGIEFAESLKKSGNEVFLIDKEPLPAHGFVKEIRELIKEALVSEDIDFYGNTSDLKVFSDGGKVRKIKIDGRLKECDFVLVAIGIEPNVDLARSAGLEIGTCGGIKVDSRMKTSDPYIFAAGDCVELKEKVTGRPAWLPMAKLARDGGHIAGANAAGGNEFLNPVIRNVSLRVFNNFATTTGICTSRMEKYQIPYKSVSATSDAIIKVMPDFHKVFGKIFYGNDGKILGAGFFGGREVSGYCDIIALAIKAGLKITDLKESNFNYTPTLSPFKNLLEILAYKAVQK; this is encoded by the coding sequence ATGAAACACCTGATCAAGAAAATTGTTATCATCGGGAGCAGGGCTGCAGGACCTGCTGCTGCAGCAAAGGCGAGGAGAGAGAATCCCGATGCTGAGATAACGGTAATTGATTCAGGAAGATATGTATCCACTGGGACCTGCGAGATTCCTTACCTGATCTCCGGCGAGGTCGCTTCACCCGGTGAATTGCTCTTTTTTTCAAAGGAAGATTTTTCGCGCCATTATAATGTCGAACTTCTTCTCGAAACAAAGGTACTGTCCATAAATTCGCGGAGTAGAGTCCTTCGTGCTGAAAAAAACGGTACGGAGTTCGACCTGCTCTACGACCGGCTGGTGCTTGCCACAGGTGCCCGGCACAAAATACATCCGCTGTTTCCCCGTGAAGCTGAGAATGTGTTTTATGTCCGCAATATTGAGGAAATTGAACAACTCATCAATCGGTCAGAGACTGTAAATAAAAGATGGTGCGTTGTGGGTGCGTCATACTCAGGTATCGAATTTGCTGAATCGTTGAAGAAATCAGGAAATGAAGTTTTTCTAATTGATAAAGAACCCTTGCCTGCTCACGGATTTGTGAAGGAGATCAGGGAACTCATTAAAGAAGCACTCGTTTCAGAGGATATCGATTTCTACGGAAACACCAGCGACTTGAAAGTGTTTTCCGATGGCGGGAAGGTCAGGAAAATAAAAATAGACGGAAGACTTAAGGAATGTGACTTTGTTCTTGTGGCTATTGGCATTGAACCAAATGTTGATCTCGCAAGAAGTGCAGGACTTGAAATTGGAACCTGTGGGGGGATCAAAGTTGACAGCAGAATGAAAACATCTGACCCGTATATTTTCGCAGCAGGCGATTGTGTAGAACTTAAGGAAAAAGTTACAGGGAGACCTGCGTGGCTGCCTATGGCGAAACTCGCGAGGGACGGGGGACACATCGCCGGAGCAAATGCTGCAGGCGGCAATGAATTTTTGAATCCCGTTATCCGTAATGTATCGTTGAGAGTGTTTAACAATTTTGCCACCACAACAGGTATTTGCACTTCAAGAATGGAAAAATATCAGATTCCGTATAAATCCGTCTCTGCCACTTCTGATGCAATTATTAAGGTAATGCCTGACTTTCACAAAGTGTTTGGGAAAATTTTCTACGGAAATGACGGTAAAATTCTTGGTGCAGGTTTTTTTGGCGGGAGAGAGGTCTCAGGATATTGTGATATCATCGCGCTCGCAATCAAGGCTGGTCTCAAAATTACCGATTTGAAGGAGAGCAACTTTAATTATACTCCGACTCTTTCACCCTTTAAGAATCTACTCGAAATCCTTGCATATAAAGCAGTTCAAAAATAA
- the ruvX gene encoding Holliday junction resolvase RuvX, whose translation MAEGRILSIDYGSKRVGIALSDPLKIIASPYDTFENNSVLIEKIVILVKEKDVVRIIVGYPLNGDGTKTVLSDIIEKFSKTIEQETGVSVELYDERYSSSIASERILQSVAKKSKRRNKSLVDKFAAAVILEDYLKEFG comes from the coding sequence GTGGCTGAAGGACGCATTCTCTCGATTGATTACGGTTCGAAGAGAGTGGGCATAGCACTAAGTGATCCCCTGAAGATAATCGCCTCGCCTTACGATACCTTCGAGAACAATTCAGTTTTAATTGAAAAAATCGTGATTCTGGTAAAGGAGAAAGATGTAGTGCGGATAATTGTCGGTTACCCCTTAAATGGTGACGGTACAAAAACGGTATTATCCGACATTATCGAGAAATTTTCAAAAACGATTGAGCAGGAGACAGGGGTTTCAGTTGAATTGTATGATGAGAGATATTCCTCATCTATAGCGAGTGAAAGAATTCTCCAATCCGTGGCAAAAAAGTCGAAAAGACGAAATAAATCACTGGTTGACAAATTTGCCGCAGCGGTAATACTTGAAGATTATCTTAAGGAGTTTGGATAA
- the der gene encoding ribosome biogenesis GTPase Der codes for MRDNLVVIVGRPNVGKSTLFNRLTGTKDAIVDDVSGVTRDRQFGYVEWNLKKFRLIDTGGYVPDSPDQFETAIREQVEIALTEADKIIFVVDGRTGLLPIDEVIADLLRTSGKRTILCVNKIDSEKLENNVHEFYSLGFGEPHPISALNGRMTGDFLEVIIDGFPLAEEDPLDEGLKIAFVGRPNVGKSSLTNALLGVDRSIVTNIPGTTRDSIDSIIKFYGEEITIVDTAGLRRKSKIKENIEYYSSVRTLRAIADAHIVVLMVDAVQGFENQEQKILEEAIQRRKGVIIAVNKWDLVEKDSNTAKYYEKVLTQTLGKYDYFPVVFISAVTKQRIFKLIEMAKEIQQERHKKIPTSELNDKILKEIEASPPPATHTGKEVRIKFINQVGDNYPVFLFFCNYPKAVSDNYRRFLEKAIRRHFGFKGVPFTISFKEK; via the coding sequence ATGAGAGATAATTTAGTAGTAATCGTCGGTCGTCCCAATGTTGGGAAATCGACTCTGTTCAACCGGCTGACCGGAACAAAAGATGCGATCGTTGACGATGTCAGCGGAGTAACCAGAGACAGGCAATTTGGATATGTCGAATGGAACCTGAAAAAATTCAGGCTTATCGATACAGGCGGCTATGTTCCTGATTCTCCGGATCAGTTCGAAACTGCAATCAGAGAGCAGGTTGAGATAGCCCTTACCGAGGCTGACAAAATTATTTTCGTGGTTGACGGCAGAACCGGCTTGCTTCCGATAGATGAAGTAATAGCCGATTTATTAAGAACTTCCGGCAAAAGGACGATCCTCTGTGTAAACAAAATCGATTCTGAAAAGCTGGAAAATAATGTGCACGAGTTTTACTCTCTTGGGTTTGGAGAGCCGCACCCCATTTCCGCTCTGAACGGAAGAATGACTGGCGATTTCCTCGAGGTAATCATTGACGGGTTCCCGCTCGCTGAGGAAGACCCATTGGATGAAGGTTTGAAGATTGCATTTGTCGGCAGGCCCAATGTAGGAAAATCGTCACTTACTAATGCTCTTCTCGGAGTCGACAGAAGCATCGTGACGAATATTCCCGGTACTACAAGGGATTCGATCGACAGCATTATCAAGTTTTATGGTGAAGAGATCACAATTGTCGATACCGCGGGACTGAGACGGAAATCAAAGATCAAAGAGAACATTGAATATTATTCTTCGGTCAGGACCTTGAGAGCGATCGCAGATGCCCACATAGTGGTGCTGATGGTTGATGCTGTTCAGGGCTTCGAGAATCAGGAACAAAAGATTCTGGAAGAGGCTATTCAACGAAGAAAAGGTGTGATTATCGCCGTCAACAAATGGGATCTGGTCGAGAAAGACAGCAACACTGCCAAGTATTATGAAAAAGTGCTGACACAAACTCTCGGTAAATATGATTATTTCCCGGTGGTTTTTATATCTGCCGTGACCAAGCAGCGGATATTCAAACTCATCGAAATGGCAAAAGAGATCCAGCAGGAGCGGCACAAAAAAATTCCAACGAGTGAGTTGAACGATAAAATTCTTAAAGAGATAGAAGCTTCACCACCACCGGCGACACACACAGGAAAAGAAGTCAGAATAAAATTTATCAACCAGGTAGGTGATAATTACCCCGTTTTTCTTTTCTTTTGCAATTATCCAAAAGCTGTTTCCGATAACTACAGAAGGTTCCTCGAAAAAGCCATAAGAAGGCATTTTGGATTTAAAGGAGTTCCTTTTACAATATCATTTAAAGAAAAATAA
- a CDS encoding bifunctional (p)ppGpp synthetase/guanosine-3',5'-bis(diphosphate) 3'-pyrophosphohydrolase, which yields MSEDGRLDELLKLCKEKIPNADLALIKKAYEFAAIAHQNDKRASDEPYFSHPLAVARILIEEIPFDDVSIACGLLHDVVEDNEEYSSDLIKRNFGADVAIIVDGLTKIKELFRSAEINQAENYRKLLMSIMKDIRVIIVKFADRLHNMRTLEYLEPDKRKRIATETLEIYAPLAHRFGLGKIKWELEDLAFKELNRNAYDDIRKKLNLKRDERNEYLDRFSAPILAALEEKNFKCELSGRPKHLYSIYRKMIKQNKPFEEIFDLFAIRLILDSDNSFDCYTVFGIINALYIPVPDRFKDYIAIPKVNNYQSIHTALIGPEGRVVEVQIRTRKMHEIAERGVAAHWRYKEGNTVKDRNTDDYVQWIREMVESSGSDDLKKNIIENFKLNLYENEIFVMTPKGDLKRLPVRSTPVDFAFAIHSNIGHHCIGAKVNKKIVPLDFVLNRGDQVEIITSKNQHPNKNWLKFVQTQKAKSEIRKWLNKEEEVFIESGREIWEKRLKKLKLTLGENEIAKILQRNKFHHTRQMFKMLGQGNITIEAILEEPKEKDHKLQGSPNIEFEDFARYARGTGGELVVDGEEIKMMLSYSKCCNPIPGDEVAGFITTGEGIRIHRKTCRNLIEKSKVEPEKVVSIKWPEVENSSFIAGLVIRGDDSAGMLKDIANTIVSYNNTSIKSISLDTSDSFFEGQVTLFVQDLNHLSRIIDRLKKVKGVYSVTRMAEAK from the coding sequence ATGAGTGAAGATGGAAGATTAGATGAACTGCTGAAGCTCTGCAAAGAGAAGATACCCAACGCTGACCTGGCTCTTATTAAAAAAGCCTATGAATTTGCCGCTATTGCCCACCAAAATGACAAACGAGCATCCGATGAACCCTACTTTAGCCACCCGCTTGCTGTAGCCCGCATACTGATAGAAGAAATTCCCTTCGATGATGTTTCAATCGCCTGTGGCTTGCTGCACGATGTGGTTGAAGACAACGAGGAGTATTCTTCAGACCTGATAAAAAGAAATTTTGGAGCGGATGTTGCCATTATAGTGGACGGACTGACCAAAATAAAAGAGCTTTTCCGTTCGGCTGAAATAAACCAGGCAGAAAACTACAGAAAACTCCTGATGTCGATTATGAAAGATATCAGGGTGATCATCGTGAAATTTGCCGACCGTCTTCACAATATGCGAACCCTTGAATATCTGGAACCTGACAAGCGAAAAAGAATTGCCACGGAGACTCTCGAAATTTATGCCCCGCTTGCTCACCGGTTTGGATTGGGAAAAATTAAATGGGAACTTGAGGACCTTGCTTTCAAGGAATTGAACAGAAATGCCTACGACGATATTCGAAAAAAACTGAATTTGAAAAGGGACGAGAGAAATGAATATCTGGACAGGTTCTCGGCACCGATTCTGGCTGCACTCGAAGAGAAAAACTTTAAATGTGAATTGAGTGGCAGACCAAAACACCTCTACAGCATTTACAGGAAGATGATTAAGCAGAACAAACCCTTCGAAGAGATATTTGACCTTTTCGCGATAAGATTGATTTTGGATTCTGACAATTCCTTCGATTGTTATACGGTTTTTGGTATCATCAATGCGCTTTATATTCCTGTTCCCGACAGATTTAAGGACTATATAGCCATTCCGAAGGTTAATAATTATCAGTCGATTCACACAGCTCTGATAGGTCCCGAGGGAAGGGTTGTGGAGGTGCAGATCAGGACTCGAAAAATGCACGAAATTGCCGAGAGGGGCGTTGCTGCTCACTGGCGGTATAAGGAAGGGAACACCGTAAAGGACAGAAATACAGATGATTATGTCCAGTGGATCAGGGAAATGGTGGAAAGTTCGGGCAGCGATGATCTGAAAAAAAATATTATCGAAAACTTCAAGTTAAATCTCTACGAGAACGAAATTTTTGTCATGACTCCGAAGGGAGACCTGAAAAGGTTGCCGGTCAGATCGACTCCGGTGGACTTCGCATTCGCCATACATTCCAATATTGGGCATCATTGTATAGGGGCGAAAGTAAACAAAAAAATTGTCCCCCTCGATTTTGTGTTGAATCGTGGTGATCAGGTTGAGATAATTACCTCAAAAAATCAGCACCCCAATAAAAACTGGCTAAAATTTGTTCAGACTCAAAAAGCCAAATCTGAAATCAGAAAGTGGCTCAATAAAGAGGAAGAGGTCTTTATTGAGAGCGGCAGAGAGATCTGGGAGAAGAGGTTAAAGAAATTAAAACTCACTCTTGGTGAGAATGAGATTGCCAAAATACTTCAGAGGAACAAGTTTCATCATACCCGTCAGATGTTTAAGATGCTTGGGCAGGGGAATATCACAATTGAAGCGATTTTGGAAGAACCAAAGGAGAAGGATCATAAATTACAGGGTTCTCCCAACATAGAGTTTGAGGATTTCGCCCGTTATGCCAGAGGAACGGGTGGTGAACTTGTTGTGGATGGTGAAGAAATAAAGATGATGCTCTCATATTCCAAGTGTTGTAATCCGATTCCGGGTGATGAAGTTGCAGGATTTATTACAACCGGTGAGGGTATAAGGATTCACAGGAAGACTTGCCGTAACCTTATTGAGAAGTCGAAAGTGGAACCGGAGAAAGTTGTCTCTATAAAATGGCCCGAAGTCGAGAATTCATCCTTCATTGCTGGTCTGGTTATTCGCGGGGACGATTCCGCCGGTATGCTAAAGGATATTGCAAATACCATAGTAAGCTACAACAATACATCGATCAAGTCAATCAGCCTCGACACGAGCGATTCATTTTTCGAAGGACAGGTAACTCTCTTTGTGCAGGACCTTAATCATCTTTCAAGAATTATCGACCGCCTGAAGAAGGTTAAGGGGGTTTATTCCGTCACCAGAATGGCTGAGGCTAAATAG
- a CDS encoding ABC transporter substrate-binding protein, with amino-acid sequence MRYFSPNRLKIFLLFFVTGIFALLPMQSNSSLRKIILAVHWQPQAQFAGYYVAITKGIYKKYGLDVTIRHTGFKDNAIDYLKAGGANFITNFLSGALEDYDHGFKYRLIGQISKKSALTIAGLKSRGIKQLNDLNNKKIAIWQAGFRELPQAFLTKYNLNSKFVPVRSTVNLFLMGGVDAQVVMDYNELNSIIFSGISEDDLTLFRIANYGLNVPEDGIYCTDEFLRDNKEVCKNFLLASMEGWIEAFRNKEETVNECMKLKRKAGLSANYAHQMRMLNTMEDIISPVNDTIDPVLDKRSFAIAIQVLKDAKRIKGDINYDSFFKEVRK; translated from the coding sequence ATGAGATATTTTAGTCCAAACCGCCTTAAAATATTCCTGCTCTTCTTTGTGACAGGCATCTTCGCATTGTTGCCGATGCAGAGTAACAGCTCGTTGAGGAAGATCATTCTTGCTGTCCACTGGCAGCCACAGGCACAATTCGCCGGTTACTATGTTGCAATAACAAAAGGAATTTATAAAAAATACGGTTTGGATGTAACGATAAGGCACACCGGATTTAAGGATAATGCAATTGATTATCTCAAGGCAGGGGGTGCAAATTTTATTACCAACTTTCTTTCAGGAGCTTTGGAAGATTATGACCATGGATTCAAATACAGATTAATCGGGCAAATCTCTAAAAAATCTGCACTTACAATTGCAGGACTAAAATCAAGAGGCATAAAGCAGCTAAATGATCTCAACAATAAAAAGATCGCCATATGGCAGGCGGGTTTCCGTGAACTCCCTCAGGCATTCCTGACCAAATACAACCTCAATTCAAAATTTGTACCCGTCAGGTCAACTGTCAATCTTTTTCTAATGGGAGGTGTGGATGCACAAGTGGTCATGGACTACAATGAACTGAACAGCATAATTTTTTCAGGAATCAGTGAGGATGACCTTACCCTCTTCAGGATTGCAAATTATGGCTTGAATGTCCCCGAGGATGGAATTTATTGTACGGATGAGTTTCTGAGGGACAACAAGGAAGTCTGTAAAAATTTCCTTCTGGCATCAATGGAAGGCTGGATTGAAGCATTCAGGAACAAGGAAGAGACCGTAAATGAATGTATGAAATTGAAAAGAAAAGCTGGTCTCTCCGCCAACTACGCTCACCAGATGCGGATGTTGAACACCATGGAGGATATCATTTCGCCGGTGAATGACACTATCGACCCTGTTCTCGATAAACGCTCATTTGCTATCGCCATTCAGGTATTGAAAGATGCAAAAAGGATTAAAGGTGATATCAACTACGATTCCTTCTTCAAAGAGGTCAGGAAATGA